Proteins from a genomic interval of Gordonia sp. SL306:
- the pgm gene encoding phosphoglucomutase (alpha-D-glucose-1,6-bisphosphate-dependent), which produces MAHPRAGTLALPEDLIDVTAVERAYYDLVPDPADPMQQVLFGTSGHRGSSLDSAFNEAHILATTQAIVEYRTSAGIKGPLFIGFDTHALSIPAWRSALEVLTANEVTVYIAENEKFTPTPAVSFAILRFNQANPGVLADGIVVTPSHNPPRDGGFKYNPPNGGPADTSITSVVARRANELLADGLAGVKRIPFERARKSEYIREYPYTFNYVDHLHEVVDMTAIRDAGVHIGADPLGGASVGYWAEIGFRYNLQNLTVVNPTVDPTFRFMTLDTDGKIRMDCSSPNAMASLISARDSYDIATGNDADSDRHGIVTPDGGLMNPNHYLAVAIEYLFTHREGWGADAAVGKTLVSSSLIDRVVGGIGRRLVEVPVGFKWFVDGLLDGSIAFGGEESAGASFLTFDGGPWSTDKDGIIMALLASEMLAKTGKTPSQRYRELAERYGESAYARIDAPASRDQKALLAKLSANQVSATELAGEPITAILTEAPGNGAPIGGLKVTTENAWFAARPSGTEDVYKIYAESFKGAEHLATVQAQAQELVDSVLV; this is translated from the coding sequence ATGGCACACCCGCGCGCAGGAACACTTGCGCTCCCCGAAGATCTGATCGATGTGACTGCCGTCGAACGCGCCTATTACGACCTCGTCCCCGACCCGGCCGATCCGATGCAGCAGGTGTTGTTCGGTACCTCGGGGCATCGTGGGTCCAGCCTGGATTCGGCGTTCAACGAGGCGCACATCCTCGCCACCACCCAGGCGATCGTCGAATACCGGACGTCGGCCGGGATCAAGGGGCCGCTGTTCATCGGGTTCGACACCCACGCGTTGTCGATCCCGGCCTGGCGGAGCGCGCTCGAGGTCCTGACCGCGAACGAGGTCACCGTCTACATCGCGGAGAACGAGAAATTCACGCCGACCCCGGCGGTGAGCTTCGCGATCCTGCGTTTCAATCAGGCCAACCCGGGGGTGCTCGCGGACGGGATCGTCGTGACGCCGTCACACAATCCGCCGCGCGACGGCGGGTTCAAGTACAACCCGCCCAACGGAGGACCGGCCGACACCAGCATCACGTCGGTTGTCGCGCGTCGCGCCAACGAGCTGCTCGCCGACGGCCTCGCCGGTGTCAAGCGCATCCCGTTCGAGCGAGCACGCAAGAGCGAGTACATCCGTGAGTATCCGTACACGTTCAACTATGTGGACCACCTGCACGAAGTGGTCGACATGACGGCCATTCGCGACGCCGGAGTCCACATCGGCGCCGACCCGCTCGGCGGTGCGTCGGTCGGGTACTGGGCGGAGATCGGGTTCCGCTACAACCTCCAGAACCTGACCGTCGTCAATCCCACCGTGGACCCGACCTTCCGCTTCATGACCCTCGACACCGACGGCAAGATCCGGATGGACTGCTCGTCGCCCAACGCCATGGCGTCGCTGATCTCCGCGCGCGATTCCTACGACATCGCGACGGGCAATGACGCGGACTCCGACCGCCACGGCATCGTGACCCCCGATGGGGGCCTGATGAATCCCAATCACTACCTCGCGGTGGCCATCGAGTATCTCTTCACCCATCGCGAGGGCTGGGGTGCCGACGCGGCGGTGGGGAAGACGTTGGTGAGCTCGTCGCTGATCGACCGCGTCGTCGGCGGTATCGGTCGTCGGCTCGTCGAGGTGCCGGTCGGGTTCAAGTGGTTCGTCGACGGATTGCTGGACGGCAGCATCGCCTTCGGTGGCGAGGAGAGCGCCGGGGCATCGTTCCTGACCTTCGACGGCGGGCCGTGGTCCACCGACAAGGACGGGATCATCATGGCCCTGCTGGCGTCGGAGATGCTCGCGAAGACCGGCAAGACGCCGTCACAGCGCTACCGCGAGCTCGCCGAGCGGTACGGGGAGAGCGCTTATGCGCGCATCGACGCGCCGGCGTCGCGAGATCAGAAGGCGTTGCTGGCGAAGCTGTCCGCGAATCAGGTGAGCGCCACCGAGCTCGCCGGTGAGCCGATCACCGCGATCCTCACCGAGGCGCCGGGCAACGGCGCACCGATCGGGGGCCTGAAGGTGACCACCGAGAACGCGTGGTTTGCGGCACGTCCGTCGGGAACCGAGGACGTCTACAAGATCTATGCCGAATCGTTCAAGGGCGCCGAGCATCTCGCGACGGTGCAGGCGCAGGCGCAGGAGCTGGTCGATTCCGTTCTCGTCTGA